Below is a window of Camelina sativa cultivar DH55 chromosome 11, Cs, whole genome shotgun sequence DNA.
AAAGCCCGAAAAAACCAAGTGTTTGGGATTTTTTTGAGCCTATAAAAAGATTTGACCAGAGAATTcagacaaaacacacaaatcggaacaacaaaacaagtaaaCTACTTCCCAGTTCCGACACTAACCCAACGATTTCTTTAGTAATACTGCTTCTGCTTCTCCTCCGATTCAATCTTCGTGACTTGTGTTTTAGTATTGCTTTCAGATTTGAATGTCTGAGAGAGCTTTCGCTCTTCtgtgtgttttattatttaGCTTCGATCGCTGCTTATGTGCTTATTGGGTTTTGTTTGTTCgtttttcttcacttttgtttctgtctgtttttttttttctcttttttttttctttctctgtccTGATAAAATTTGCtttttgggtgttttttttttttttttttttttttttttttttttttttgttttcctcgtTATTTGCTTTTGTGCTTTGGGATAAAAATCGACGAGTTTATAAGAAGATTTGTAAACATTTGATTGAACCCATATTCTAATACTAGTGTTGCAAAGTTCTGATTTGAGTGATCACTCTCCTCATCTAATATCGAGTGAAAGTAATCTATCCGATCATCATCATGTCAGAATATTTGACACAAAAGAGACAATTTTACGAGATGAAAGATGAGTGTTGGTTTTCCCCCAAAACTTTGGTGTTGGCTTTTTGGTCACGTAAAAGCTTTTAAATTTGACactgaacaaagaaaaaagagttcAGTTTGGAAATTGCAAACTACAAAGCTTCATCAGTTGGAATGAAACCAAGCTACAAACTTACAACATAAACATTGAAGTATCAGACAAATGAgggaagaaaaacataaaaacagagAGACACAATAATACCACATAAACGTGAGAAGACAAATCCTCCTAACtcaaatactacaataaaaccTAAAAGATAATCAAGTGACAAACAGAGTGGGATTTCAAATCTAAAAGAGATGTCACATAATCCTACCTCATAATACTCTCCTATTGCATTCGGTTGTGTTGTGTACAGCTCATCTTACAGAGTTGATTTGCCCCGTCCTTTGCCTCGACCTCCTCGACCTCTTCCTCTACCACGgcctcttcctcttctgctGTATGCCAAGACCTTGGTTGTACCCGGACTGCTACTTGCCGAGTTTGAGTTTGGTAGAGACTGGTCTCCTGGGAGCCACTCTTCTTCGTGCGTGCTTGAACTGTTATGTGAGGCACTTGATTCGCTGTCATCGTTTTCATTGTTAATCGCACCATCTGAGCCATTCCCTACTGTCATATCATCAGCTATAGGCTGAGAAGCCTCGGTTTCTTCTGGtggtttgggttttggttgACCTTCCATAGCCACTAAACTGAAAAAGCAAGTCTTTGCTTAGTAGGAAATAATCTCATCAAACGTCAAACTAGCCATACAATGGAGCCTGATTTTCACCTAGGTGATGAAGATGGGAAACCGTTAGAGGCAGGGCGTGATGGGCCTTTATCATCAGCTTCTTTTGATGTTTCAAACACATCTTTTGGGATGCAAAAGTTCCCCGTAGAATCCAAAGTTGCCCCAAGTGCCAAGACAGCTGCAGTAATAGGCGTGCAAGTAAAGTAGGAGAACCCAACTAaaatattatccaaaaaaagCAAAGGAATGTAGAAATCCAATGTATACCATTTGTGGTGTCTCCGATAGTCGCTCTACGTTGGATAAAATCGCCATCTTCAGCATTCAAGTCATCTACGCCGGTTCCACTGTCGAATACAGTTGAGAAATTTAAGAATTTTGATATACTTAAAAATGGATCTGTCAAGAAGAAACAAGGTACAATCTGAGTAACTGAGTTGGCAGGATAAGCATGGTAACAAGAACCTTTGAAAAGCGGTATTCGTATTTTCAGAGATAAATGTCTCATCCAAACCAACTCCATCTAGGCAGAAAACATTAAACCATGAGACAGAGTAACAAAATCGAAGATGAGAGAGTGAATACAAAGCACAAATTAAGAGAGAAACTAACGAGATCTACTGTGTAAAACTCCTGCTTCTTCAACGCCTTGATTAGCTCCCGTAGTCTTCACTCAACCAAAACACGGacgggaaaaaacaaaaacagattgGACAAGTTTCTTCTTGGTATAGAGACACAGTGTAAAGAGTGCTTGATACCTGATTTTGTTCAGAGGTGGGTATGCCTGAATTTGGTAAAACCCCGCTTTGTTCATTCTGTAGagctgtaacaaaaaaaaaagagtacacACGTAACCAGAACGGAAAATAATTTCAGCTTCATCTCATGTCTATTACTAAAAAACTTCTTCCACATGTGAATAAGGAGAAGGAAAAACACCTTGAACAGCTCCATCGGCATTCAAAGACGCATCATTTCCTTTGAGTAAATCAGTCGCTAAAACATATGGGCTTTTTTTAGGTTCCAAAGAGGCTGCACTACTGGGACTTTTAAGCATTTCCTCTGTTGCTTTAGCTCTGACTTTGCGGATTTCATCTTGAATATTCCATGACTGATTGGAACCGGATTTCCTTTTCAGCTGCATTTTGGTACCAAATGTCAGAATGAATATGTGTAAATTTGAAAAGCCATTAGAAGAACATAATGGTATGCAACTTTGCTTTTAATAAAGCTGAAAGTAGTTAGTAGTGTCCTACAAATGCCTCGTGATTGACTAACATAATCAATAGAAGTTAAACAGATATTTTTATCTCATAAAGTAAGATGAAACAACTTTATCTCATAAAGTAAGATGAAACAACTTCAGACTTTCAAACAACATTTGACCATAAGGAAAGTATGCATTGCTGCGTATATATTGGAAAACTTAAGTTCTAACCTTGGACGACGAAAAGCTTCCAGCACTATAAGGAAAAGGAGTCCTTTGCCTTCCTGCTGATGATGGTGATCGAAACTCTGAATTGTTCGCAGCCGGAGATCCCCAAGGCAGACGAGCTCGCATATATGACTTGGCCACATCCACAGGCGATCCAGCACCATCTTCAGTTGCCTGGAGATTTAAACTAATGACTGAGATGGTGATCATTATTTAAAGCACTATggaaaagaaacacaaatggCGGAATactgttgaccaaaaaaaaaggcgGAATACTGTGAAGAGAAGCTATCAGAAGTTGAACAGATTCTTGTGAGCACATGGTCTTCATCCTCAAAAGAAAGAGCAATAATATGGATCACTTGCATTTTAAGCGGACAAAAAGGTAATCTCTAATCAGGAAAGGAAATTTCAGGATTAATGTCACCAAATGGTCCTAAAAATCAAAAGCTCCCCTCTTTTTCCATACTCAAAATACTGAACAACCTACTTTTGCAAGAGAGCTCTACGTTGCTGGTCAGATGGAGTAGCATAGAACAATCAAATTACACattgaattttacaaaaacagaaGTTGCCTCCTAGTATTATGTATAACAATGGGTCAGAGCACAGAGACGAGATATCACAAACAAGGAAATACCTGCACGCTGCAGCAATATGGGACATTTAAGAAGCGAGTTTCCCGAACTTACCTTATACTTTGAACTTGATCCTGATTTCTTCTCCTCCAACCATTTTTTTGCTTCCATAACAGCTGTATTGGACATTTCACCCACATTCACGTCtagaaataaaacagaaaagagGTTATCACATAAACTGATCCGGTCTGCTTGCACAGTCTAACATGAGTTACATACCACTTGTCATTCCATTGTCATTATTCCTCCCCTCGACAGCAGGGGGAAAACTGGGATGATCTACGACCCTAGCATTGATGATATCTATCAATTTATCACCCTCTTCCCTGAAACAATATACATATCCATGACTTAGGATACAAGATCAGCTTAGATTTGGTAGCTAAACAATAATCACAAAAGCTCTTTTAAGCTAAGAGATGTAAATAATAAGACAGGCGGAAGATGCTGCTACTTAAGATGTCTAGAAAGCCAGACATTGAGAAATACCTTGCGAATGTTTCTTGCATGAGAAGCTGCTCAATTACACGCTTAGAACTGAGTGGTTGGATAGTTGGTTGCTGGGCATTCACAAGGTCCTCCTATTCAAACAAGCAGACATTAGACTCACTCCACATAAACTGAAATCATGTTTCCATCAAAATACTCAGTTGAAAAAGTGTCAGCTTCGCGAACTTTACTTCAACAAAATTAGGACCAAAATGCAACTCATAGGCATACTCAAAAATGCGAAATGGTAGTAAAACTAGCGaagaaatcattaaaaaaatattcagcaACACCAAAATCGACTGCAGCAATGAAGTGGAATCTATAATGTGATTATGTGAACAATgaattcaaagaaaaatcataaatctaCGATGGTATAGTAATCACCAAAACGAATAAGGTGGTTAGTAGTAGTACCTCTTCAGTAAAATTAGTAATGTTCTTCTCAACATCCTCATCACCATCAATATCTGCAAAAAAGTCAAAGAACATTTAAAAAATCCATACTTAAAAAGAATTAAGACACAAAGCTGGCCGGTTCTTAGCAATCCCAGACGTACAACATTATATGCAAACCAAGAAGGAGAACGGGTCGAACCCAATTGAATCCGTATatgaataaaagaaagaataaagcTTGAGAATTAGTATGAAGTTTATAGCTTTTAGAAGTAACCTAACTTATAGGACTTATGCTTAACTGCTATAAGTCCCACATATTAATGGAAAGAGAAATGGgaaaactttaaaatcaaattcacatttCAAATTCAAACGGTAGGTTTCGGATTCAACCACCAaactataaaccaaaaaaaattcaaaaattttcaaatttatccAATATAAACTCAAATTAATTCCACATACCTGAAGATGAATCATCATCCTCcgaggaagatgaggaagatTCAGAGAAGACGACGGAAGAAATAAATTTACCGGCGCCGGAAGCAATTACGCTGGCGGGTTTGTAAACGAGCCTGGAGATCCAACTAGGGTTTTGCTGAGGAGGATCTCGGGATCTCGAAACAGGGCGGTCATACGGAGTCCTAACGGCGGCGGTGCGTCGTGGTCGAACAATTTTGCCACCGGATCGAGGCTGACGTGTTCCGGCGTAACCGGAGACGGAATCCAtggtgaaagagagagagaggacgacGGAGAAGAGAAGTTCGTTgaagagaaaaataatcaaGTGTTGAGAGGAAAGATAGGTAATTTACTCGTTTTTTGtcgtcttcttgttttttttataatatattttaaacattgatttttaaaaattaattgggGGTGAAAGGGGGTAGTTTTCCCTATATTTCAGCGCTGCGGTTAAAATTTGTTtccactaaaataaaattaggcaaaaaaaaccaaaacattcaGATTTCACATCACAAAGTCTTTGTAACTTTCATTAGAGTAAAATCTGTGTGTTATTGGAGATGTGATTTGTAAAtccatatagaattgtaaataatggaaattaaaacatatggattttaaaataacatgttttatccttgaatttgaattcttctattttacactttcaaatccatgtaaatccatttaaaacataatgtggattttgaaatccaaaaacaaatcattaaatgaataacatgtgatttttaaaagtatttgtaaatcatataaccaataacacagaattttgataagtattttaaaatcaatgattgaataacacattatttttatttggatttccaaatccgttaaaatcatagaaccaataaccccaccTTATAGTTTGTtctaaagtaaataaatatatactctGTGATTTTTAGATAGTATATAATAcagatttgaaagaaagaaagagaaataatcATGATAGGATAGAATGAAGTAATTAATcaagttaattttaaaaaaaaaaacagaagagagaaataccctaaattGTTTTTAATCACAAGTGTAATCCATGTTACAAGTTTAATTAATGGGCCACTTGcgatagaaaagaaaaaatattaatggcCCAATAAAAGTACAAATGGGCTATATTCAGATCGGGTCGGATCTAAAAATCGGCGCCTTTCGTCTTCATTTTGATggtaatcaatcaatcaatcaatcgacGCTCTTTtgttagagaaagagaaacaatcGAAGAGCCGTCGTCACTTTTACATATAAAACGATCCTTATCCATCGAGCAAGGTTTCTCTGATTTTACATTTCTTGAATCGATCGAGATTGAGATTAcattagagaaagagagagagatgccgGGTTTAACATGTAACGGGTGTAACATGGAGTTCGAGGGCGAAGAAGAGCGAAACCTTCATTACAAATCTGATTGGCACCGCTACAATCTCAAGCGcaaggtacatatatatatatatatatatatatctatttttatctGAAATCGAATTAGAAGTCAAGACGATTCGTATCTCGGGATAGTATTGCGTCGA
It encodes the following:
- the LOC104721696 gene encoding protein KAKU4 isoform X2, with the translated sequence MDSVSGYAGTRQPRSGGKIVRPRRTAAVRTPYDRPVSRSRDPPQQNPSWISRLVYKPASVIASGAGKFISSVVFSESSSSSSEDDDSSSDIDGDEDVEKNITNFTEEDLVNAQQPTIQPLSSKRVIEQLLMQETFAREEGDKLIDIINARVVDHPSFPPAVEGRNNDNGMTSDVNVGEMSNTAVMEAKKWLEEKKSGSSSKYKATEDGAGSPVDVAKSYMRARLPWGSPAANNSEFRSPSSAGRQRTPFPYSAGSFSSSKLKRKSGSNQSWNIQDEIRKVRAKATEEMLKSPSSAASLEPKKSPYVLATDLLKGNDASLNADGAVQALQNEQSGVLPNSGIPTSEQNQTTGANQGVEEAGVLHSRSHGVGLDETFISENTNTAFQSGTGVDDLNAEDGDFIQRRATIGDTTNAVLALGATLDSTGNFCIPKDVFETSKEADDKGPSRPASNGFPSSSPSLVAMEGQPKPKPPEETEASQPIADDMTVGNGSDGAINNENDDSESSASHNSSSTHEEEWLPGDQSLPNSNSASSSPGTTKVLAYSRRGRGRGRGRGRGGRGKGRGKSTL
- the LOC104721696 gene encoding protein KAKU4 isoform X1; translation: MDSVSGYAGTRQPRSGGKIVRPRRTAAVRTPYDRPVSRSRDPPQQNPSWISRLVYKPASVIASGAGKFISSVVFSESSSSSSEDDDSSSDIDGDEDVEKNITNFTEEEDLVNAQQPTIQPLSSKRVIEQLLMQETFAREEGDKLIDIINARVVDHPSFPPAVEGRNNDNGMTSDVNVGEMSNTAVMEAKKWLEEKKSGSSSKYKATEDGAGSPVDVAKSYMRARLPWGSPAANNSEFRSPSSAGRQRTPFPYSAGSFSSSKLKRKSGSNQSWNIQDEIRKVRAKATEEMLKSPSSAASLEPKKSPYVLATDLLKGNDASLNADGAVQALQNEQSGVLPNSGIPTSEQNQTTGANQGVEEAGVLHSRSHGVGLDETFISENTNTAFQSGTGVDDLNAEDGDFIQRRATIGDTTNAVLALGATLDSTGNFCIPKDVFETSKEADDKGPSRPASNGFPSSSPSLVAMEGQPKPKPPEETEASQPIADDMTVGNGSDGAINNENDDSESSASHNSSSTHEEEWLPGDQSLPNSNSASSSPGTTKVLAYSRRGRGRGRGRGRGGRGKGRGKSTL